Genomic window (Pradoshia sp. D12):
GTTTATTATGATAGCTATTATTACTGTCATTGCAGCTTGCGGTTCGAAAGAGGAAGAGAGTGCCGGCGGTGAAGGCGGTACAGATAAGACGTTGAGAGTCGTGACTGATGCGGCATATTCACCATTTGAATTCCAGAAGGAAGGTAAATTGGTTGGTTTTGACGTTGATATTGTGAATGCTGTGGCGAAGGAAGCCGGTTTTAAAGTGAATATTGAACATGTAGGATGGGATCCATTATTTGTCGAGATTAAAAACAAAAGGGCAGCGTTTGGGATGTCAGCAATCTCAATAAATGATGAACGGAAAAAAACATATGATTTCTCTGTTCCATATTTTTTATCAACCAATAAAATTCTTGTCCCGGAAGGCAGCGATATTAAATCTGCACAGGATTTAAAAGGGAAGAAAATTGCTGTTCAGGCTGGTACGACAGGTCAATTTGCGGTTGAAAAGGTAGTAGGCAAAAATAATAAAGACATCAAGAAGTTTGAAACAACTGTACTGGCGATTATGGATATGAAAAAAGGCGGTGCAAAAGCTGTTGTAGCTGATAATGGAGTTGTCGAGGAATACGCAAAAAATAATCCTAAGGATAAGTTTGTGGTAGTTAAAGACCCAAATGCATTTGACAATGAATACTATGGCTTA
Coding sequences:
- a CDS encoding basic amino acid ABC transporter substrate-binding protein codes for the protein MKKKSLFMFIMIAIITVIAACGSKEEESAGGEGGTDKTLRVVTDAAYSPFEFQKEGKLVGFDVDIVNAVAKEAGFKVNIEHVGWDPLFVEIKNKRAAFGMSAISINDERKKTYDFSVPYFLSTNKILVPEGSDIKSAQDLKGKKIAVQAGTTGQFAVEKVVGKNNKDIKKFETTVLAIMDMKKGGAKAVVADNGVVEEYAKNNPKDKFVVVKDPNAFDNEYYGLMFPKDSKDRATVDKALKAIIENGTYTEIYKKWFGVDPDLETLKAQQSK